In the Desulfobacteraceae bacterium genome, one interval contains:
- the tadA gene encoding tRNA adenosine(34) deaminase TadA, with amino-acid sequence MLNDPLEMMRLALAEAFKAAAVGEVPVGAVLVSATGEILARGHNQPVTRNDPTAHAEILALRQAAEKVGNYRLPGTTLYVTLEPCIMCMGALLHARVARLVYGAPDPKGGAAESLYRIAADARLNHRIETVSGVRLAECRRILQDFFRARRKSVANAPAMP; translated from the coding sequence ATGTTAAACGATCCTCTTGAAATGATGCGGCTTGCGCTGGCTGAGGCCTTCAAGGCCGCGGCCGTGGGGGAAGTGCCGGTGGGGGCGGTGCTGGTTTCGGCAACAGGTGAAATTCTTGCCAGGGGGCACAACCAGCCAGTGACCCGAAACGACCCCACGGCGCACGCCGAAATCCTGGCTCTGCGCCAGGCGGCCGAAAAAGTGGGTAATTACCGTCTGCCCGGCACCACCCTGTATGTGACCCTGGAACCTTGCATCATGTGCATGGGCGCGCTGCTGCATGCCCGGGTGGCGCGGCTGGTGTACGGGGCGCCGGATCCCAAGGGGGGAGCGGCGGAGAGCCTCTACCGAATAGCGGCGGACGCGCGCCTGAATCACCGGATCGAGACCGTGAGCGGTGTTCGCTTGGCGGAATGCCGGAGGATCCTCCAGGATTTTTTCCGGGCGCGTCGGAAATCTGTTGCAAACGCCCCAGCCATGCCTTAG
- a CDS encoding adenylosuccinate synthase, which produces MANIVVVGTQWGDEGKGKIVDLLAEYADSVVRFQGGNNAGHTMVVKGQQFISHLVPSGILQNKTCFIGNGMVVDPEVLIEEIEYLNACGVAVTPENLRISERAHVIMPYHKQVDNARERLKGDKKIGTTGRGIGPCYEDKATRRGIRFAELISAGIFRERLIPILDEKNFYLEHYLKDEPLSFEAIIASYEGFARKLAPFVTNISVELSRSIADGAQVLFEGAQGTHLDIDHGTYPFVTSSNTVAGNACSGSGVGPRVITGVLGIAKAYTTRVGEGPFPTELFDETGDQIQQRGAEFGATTGRKRRCGWLDTVIVRNAARLNSLSGLAITKLDVLGGQEQIKICNAYSHNGQVLKEFPTSLTILAECEPVYETLPGWSEDIRAIRRFDDLPPNARDYLKCIEALTGVSIEIVSVGPGRDETVILKNQFAR; this is translated from the coding sequence GTGGCAAACATTGTGGTTGTGGGCACCCAGTGGGGGGATGAGGGCAAGGGCAAAATCGTCGATCTCTTGGCGGAGTACGCCGACAGCGTGGTACGCTTCCAGGGCGGCAACAACGCCGGGCACACCATGGTGGTCAAGGGTCAGCAGTTCATCAGTCACCTCGTGCCCTCGGGAATTTTGCAGAACAAGACCTGCTTTATCGGAAACGGCATGGTGGTCGATCCCGAGGTTCTGATCGAGGAGATCGAGTACCTGAACGCCTGCGGTGTAGCCGTCACCCCTGAAAATCTGCGGATCAGCGAGCGAGCCCACGTCATCATGCCCTACCACAAACAGGTCGACAATGCCCGCGAGCGCCTCAAGGGCGACAAGAAAATCGGCACCACCGGCCGTGGCATCGGCCCCTGCTACGAAGACAAGGCCACCCGCCGGGGGATTCGCTTCGCGGAATTGATAAGCGCCGGCATTTTCAGGGAGCGGCTGATCCCCATTCTGGATGAGAAGAATTTCTACCTGGAACACTACCTGAAGGACGAGCCCCTGTCCTTTGAGGCGATCATCGCGTCTTACGAGGGATTTGCCCGCAAACTGGCGCCCTTTGTCACCAACATATCGGTGGAACTGTCGCGTTCAATCGCCGACGGCGCCCAGGTGCTTTTTGAAGGTGCCCAAGGCACCCATCTCGATATCGACCACGGCACCTACCCGTTTGTGACCTCCTCCAACACCGTCGCCGGCAACGCTTGCAGCGGCTCCGGTGTCGGGCCGCGGGTGATCACCGGCGTGTTGGGGATCGCCAAGGCCTACACCACCCGGGTCGGCGAAGGCCCCTTCCCCACCGAACTCTTCGACGAGACCGGCGATCAGATCCAGCAGCGCGGGGCGGAATTCGGCGCCACCACCGGCCGCAAGCGCCGCTGCGGCTGGCTGGATACGGTCATCGTGCGCAACGCCGCCCGCTTAAACAGCTTAAGCGGCCTGGCGATCACCAAGCTTGACGTTCTCGGCGGCCAGGAGCAGATCAAGATCTGCAACGCATACAGCCACAACGGCCAGGTGTTGAAGGAATTTCCCACCAGCCTCACAATTCTGGCGGAATGCGAGCCTGTTTATGAGACCCTGCCCGGTTGGTCCGAAGACATCCGCGCCATCCGCCGCTTCGACGACCTGCCGCCAAACGCCCGCGATTATCTCAAGTGCATCGAAGCGCTGACGGGCGTTTCGATTGAGATCGTGTCCGTCGGGCCCGGACGCGACGAAACCGTTATTCTTAAAAACCAGTTCGCCCGCTGA